Below is a genomic region from Neurospora crassa OR74A linkage group VII, whole genome shotgun sequence.
AAAAGAAAGCAAAAATAGAAAgcgagagaaaaaaaaaaaaaaaaaaaaaataaggcGTTGGATGtcggagaagagaaaagcaGAGATCCATACTAGGTAGGTGCCGAGGGAATCGGAAAACGAAAatgcaagaaaaaaagaaattgtgATGATCCGACCCAGGCTCGATCTGGGGACCTTCAGTGTGTTAGACTGACGTGATAACCAACTACACCATCGGACCGTTGTGATTGTTATTGGTAGGCACAAAATCTGGGCTCTATATCAATGGTTCGAGGTCGATAAATCTCTTCACTTTGGTACGGTTACCGCGTTTACATGCAATAGGCGCTCGGCAAAACCAAACGAGAATACTGTGAGGTCTATGGAGAATGCAAAAAGTAATGTAGTATATTTTTCTGATTTCTTCAGCTGTCTTGTCCATCTTGTGGTTAGCGCCCGTCGAGAACAGCGGGGACGAGCTAGGGGAGCACGGGAGATACGGGAGCTGGGACGCTAGCCACGTAGTTAGCGCCAGCGCTGTGAATTGGTGTAACAGCTTAGTGGTACTAACATTGCATTTTGCCAGTGCTATGAACCCGAAGGATTCTAGTCTAGAATCTTGTTTGATGCTCCTGCGACTTCGCGTTCGTTTCTTTCGACAACCAACCTTTCTTCACAAACACTCGGTCAAGAAGCCTTCGCTTTAACCTTTCCGGTTTTCGAAAAGTGTCATCCCTGATAGACGCAAGGCAAGTCGTGCTAGAGGGACGGCAAGGGGACGAACAACCAGTTGCGCAAGTGGACGACATCTTGGGGGAGAACTCAGTTTACCATCAGATTTCATTTGGAGGGAACAAAACACCAGAATTCCGCAAGGAAAAATATCACGACCAAAACAAACCCCCATTACCAACACAGCTTACGGGCAATCGTGAACACACTTTCACGAAACAATCCTAGTTTCAACCGACAAGTCTTGCTCGACAGATCTGGCCGAGACAAACTCATCTAAACCTCACCactcccatcaccaccagcgtTCAAACCCATCGCCGCCTTGgtatcatcaccaacacaaccacaaccacaccTGCCTTCAGACCAAAATGGAAACAGCCCGCACCCTCCACCGGCAACTCACCACCGACTCCCACACCAccttcctccccatcccctccctttcctgGCTCACAACCCTcatcccctccaccacctctcgCAACATCccaccccttccctccctcctagCCACcgcccgcctccgcctcctttcCTCCGACCTTTCCACGCCCGGTCTCCTCGACCCCAGCTACGTCTCCTCACACAGCTTCCCCCCCTCTTTAACATCCGGTCAACAACACCCACCTACGGGGTACCCAAAAGACCAGACCCTCCCACAAGACGTCCTAGTCCAAGTCCTCGACATCGTCAACCTGTCCCGCTCCAAATGGGAAGTCGTCGAAGAGCTTGAGTCCATCGAGCGCGGGGAACAGACGCGCGGGAGGGAAGTTATTCGCCTCCCCACCACTTCCAACTCCTCCGATCCTAATGATCCCAACGACGGGGTAGATATGGGCGACGGCGGGACCCAAACGCAAGCTGCCCAGCAACAAGCAGCAACAGCCCAAGCCCAGCAGCAAGCCCAACAAGCAAAAGACCGCAAAAACGCAACACACAAAATAACTCTCCAAGATTGCTCAGGGCAGAGACTCTATGCGCTAGAACTAAAAAGAATAGAAGAAATCGCCGTGCCGCAATTTGTCAATGGAAAAATGGTTGGGGGGACGCCGATCGGGTGtaagttgttgttgagaaagGGGACAAAAGTGGCGAGgggggtggtgttgttggagcCGGGGAGGGTCAAAGTGTTGGGGGGTAGGGTAGaggggtgggggagggttTGGGAACAGGGACGGTTTGAGAGGGTGAGGGGGGAGGTTCAGGCTCAGAGGGGGTGAGTGAGTGGCAATGAAAgggagagaggaggggggaagtAGGGAAGTGGGGGGACAATGGACGGGGGTaggaggagatgaagagaagTACCTGATGAAGGGGATGGGAATGGGGATAGAGGTAGGGAAGGGGATGGAAATGGGATAAAATGCCCTGGGAGTGTTGGTAATCAAAGAGGGACACACA
It encodes:
- a CDS encoding RecQ mediated genome instability protein Rmi1, which codes for METARTLHRQLTTDSHTTFLPIPSLSWLTTLIPSTTSRNIPPLPSLLATARLRLLSSDLSTPGLLDPSYVSSHSFPPSLTSGQQHPPTGYPKDQTLPQDVLVQVLDIVNLSRSKWEVVEELESIERGEQTRGREVIRLPTTSNSSDPNDPNDGVDMGDGGTQTQAAQQQAATAQAQQQAQQAKDRKNATHKITLQDCSGQRLYALELKRIEEIAVPQFVNGKMVGGTPIGCKLLLRKGTKVARGVVLLEPGRVKVLGGRVEGWGRVWEQGRFERVRGEVQAQRG